One Myxocyprinus asiaticus isolate MX2 ecotype Aquarium Trade chromosome 20, UBuf_Myxa_2, whole genome shotgun sequence genomic region harbors:
- the coch gene encoding cochlin codes for MSMWFDVLHILGILSLSCCTFGSELNVPTPISCGTRAVDLPDTRQLVLCPANCTLWSLSVFGSGVYASISSICGAAIHRGIISLSGGPVEVHRLQGRTNYLSSYAHGVQSQFLSQWTSSFTVARTISLPLEVSSQTSSSVTAASGAAKKPVKKPVKKPPPTTENRDCPVDMALLIDSSYNIGKRRFNLQKNFVSKLAMMLKVGSPGPHVGVVQTSETPRTEFYLTNYTTAKDVTFAIKEIPYIGGNTNTGKAILHTVRNFFNPDFGVRRGYPRVIVVFVDGWPSDNVEEAAVLARESGINVFFVSVAKPAPEEMSIVSDQDFMRKAVCKDNEFFTFTMPSWIGTNKFVKPLAHKLCSIDQMVCSKTCYNSVNLGFLIDGSSSVGDGNFRLVLDLLVSIARNFDISDIGSRIGAIQFTYDQRMEFNFNDHTTKDDALRALQNIPYMSGGTATGDAINFAVRSLFKPRTGSGKKFLIIVTDGQSYDDVRGPAMAAQREGITVYTVGVAWAPMEDLRAMASEPKESHVFFTREFTGLAQFQQPILRGICRDFTEYN; via the exons ATGTCGATGTGGTTTGATGTACTTCATATATTAG gCATTCTGTCGTTGAGCTGCTGCACTTTTGGATCTGAATTAAATG TTCCAACACCAATTAGCTGTGGAACTCGGGCGGTTGACCTACCAGACACACGTCAGCTGGTGCTTTGCCCAGCAAACTGCACTCTGTGGAGTCTGTCAGTGTTCGGCTCAGGAGTATATGCCTCTATTTCCAGCATCTGTGGAGCAGCAATACACAG AGGCATCATAAGTCTATCAGGTGGACCTGTGGAGGTTCACAGACTGCAAGGCAGGACAAACTACCTCAGCTCTTACGCTCATGGCGTCCAGTCTCAGTTCCTGTCACAATGGACCTCATCTTTCACTGTGGCCA GAACAATTAGCTTGCCTTTGGAAGTGTCCAGCCAAACAAGTAGTTCTGTCACAGCTGCATCTGGAGCAG CCAAGAAACCAGTCAAAAAACCTGTAAAGAAACCTCCTCCAACAACAGAAAACAGAG ATTGCCCCGTGGATATGGCTTTGCTGATAGATAGCAGTTACAACATTGGAAAGCGCCGGTTCAACTTGCAGAAGAACTTTGTCAGTAAGCTTGCAATGATGCTGAAGGTGGGATCACCAGGACCTCATGTAGGAGTGGTGCAAACCAG TGAGACACCTCGAACTGAATTCTACTTGACTAACTATACTACAGCCAAAGACGTGACTTTTGCCATCAAAGAGATTCCATACATTGGGGGCAATACAAATACAG GTAAGGCTATATTACACACTGTGAGGAACTTCTTCAATCCGGATTTCGGTGTTCGGAGAGGGTACCCAAGGGTCATTGTGGTGTTTGTCGATGGGTGGCCCTCTGATAATGTGGAGGAGGCGGCAGTTTTGGCCAGAGAGTCTGGCATAAATGTGTTCTTTGTGTCTGTGGCCAAACCTGCCCCCGAGGAGATGAGCATTGTGAGCGATCAAGACTTCATGAGAAAG GCAGTGTGCAAGGACAATGAGTTCTTCACCTTCACCATGCCCAGTTGGATTGGAACCAACAAGTTTGTGAAGCCACTTGCTCATAAACTTTGCTCCATTGATCAGATGGTCTGCAGCAAGACCTGCTATAACTCTGTGAACCTGGGCTTCCTGATTGATGGCTCCAGCAGTGTAGGTGATGGAAACTTCCGGCTAGTGCTTGACCTTCTCGTCTCCATTGCACGCAACTTCGACATCTCTGACATTGGGTCTCGCATCGGTGCCATCCAGTTCACCTACGATCAAAGGATGGAGTTCAATTTCAATGACCACACAACGAAAGACGATGCTCTGAGGGCCCTGCAGAACATCCCATACATGAGCGGAGGCACCGCCACTGGAGATGCCATTAACTTTGCTGTGCGAAGTCTCTTCAAACCCCGCACAGGCTCTGGAAAGAAGTTCCTCATTATCGTCACTGATGGACAATCTTACGATGATGTAAGAGGGCCGGCTATGGCCGCCCAGAGAGagg GAATTACCGTGTACACGGTTGGTGTGGCTTGGGCTCCGATGGAAGATTTGAGGGCAATGGCGTCCGAGCCCAAAGAGAGCCACGTGTTCTTCACTCGCGAGTTCACCGGCCTCGCGCAGTTCCAGCAGCCCATCTTACGAGGGATCTGCAGGGACTTCACAGAATACAATTAA
- the opn6b gene encoding opsin 6, group member b: protein MDTHNVLSNNVTVYQVSDRGETAIGVYLITLGWLSWIGNGVVILLLTKQRKSLEPQDFLTLNLAVSDASIAIFGYSRGILEVFDVFRDEGYLIKTFWTCKVDGFLILLFGLISINTLTAISVIRYIKGCQSQHAHHISKRNIGLVIAVAWLCSLFWAGAPLLGWGSYRARKYGTCEIDWGQALYSVPFKLYVISIFFFNFFVPVFIIVFTYVSIIRKVNSSHKSSQGGDVSRRQRKIERSITQVSLILCAAFLLAWSPYAVISMWSAWGYQIPPLNGILASLFAKSASFYNPFIYIGMSSKFRQDLQALFYCLRPTSVQRPTPPVPLAQPGDVQLNMDGFKEIEPVNLDSGLDMGHNASESVPEEKVESPPESESQSSPLMESSSVSPQEFLRKLSNSGRL from the exons ATGGACACCCACAATGTTCTTTCCAACAATGTAACAGTCTACCAAGTGTCGGATAGAGGAGAGACAGCTATTGGTGTCTATTTGATAACACTAG GATGGCTCTCTTGGATTGGAAATGGGGTTGTGATATTACTTTTAACCAAGCAAAGAAAGTCACTCGAACCGCAAGATTTCTTGACACTCAACCTTGCAGTTTCTGATGCCAGCATTGCAATTTTTGGGTATTCTCGTGGAATCCTTGAAGTTTTCGATGTGTTCAGAGATGAGGGCTATCTTATAAAGACGTTTTGGACATGCAAG GTGGATGGATTCCTAATCCTGCTCTTCGGACTCATCAGCATCAACACACTGACAGCCATCAGTGTCATCCGCTACATCAAAGGTTGCCAGTCTCAGCATG CTCATCACATCAGCAAGCGTAACATCGGCTTGGTCATAGCTGTAGCCTGGCTGTGCTCTCTGTTTTGGGCTGGTGCTCCTCTGCTGGGCTGGGGCAGTTACAGAG CTCGCAAATATGGGACATGTGAAATCGACTGGGGACAAGCTCTATACTCTGTTCCCTTCAAGCTCTATGTCATTAGCATTTTTTTCTTCAACTTCTTCGTGCCAGTGTTCATTATAGTTTTTACCTATGTGTCCATCATCCGCAAAGTCAACTCCAGCCACAAGTCCAGCCAGGGAGGAGATGTCAGCAGGAGGCAACGGAAGATTGAACGCAGCATTACACAG GTCTCACTCATTCTGTGTGCTGCCTTCCTGTTGGCTTGGTCCCCATATGCAGTCATTTCCATGTGGTCAGCCTGGGGTTACCAAATCCCCCCACTTAACGGCATCCTGGCAAGTCTCTTTGCCAAGTCAGCAAGTTTCTACAATCCGTTTATCTATATTGGCATGAGCTCCAAGTTCCGACAGGACCTGCAGGCTCTGTTCTACTGCCTCAGACCCACATCAGTGCAAAGACCCACCCCTCCTGTGCCATTGGCCCAGCCTGGTGATGTGCAGCTCAACATGGATGGTTTTAAGGAGATTGAGCCGGTGAATCTGGACTCTGGGTTGGACATGggccacaatgcaagtgaaagtgtCCCGGAAGAGAAGGTGGAGAGCCCTCCAGAATCAGAAAGCCAGAGTAGCCCCTTAATGGAGTCTAGCAGCGTCAGTCCACAAGAATTTTTGAGGAAACTCAGCAACTCTGGAAGACTTTGA